From Pseudobdellovibrio exovorus JSS, a single genomic window includes:
- the rbfA gene encoding 30S ribosome-binding factor RbfA — translation MKNTGDGRRKVRVEKEVQEVISRFIIEQMRHDLPGVVTVTRVQMPADFRTAHVYVTYFASSTEGQDAMTDAAEVLQSWSRDIQDEIGHVMKMRYCPKLTFHNDEATEKILKIERILSHISSDPELAKKLSDEDID, via the coding sequence GTGAAAAACACCGGTGATGGAAGACGCAAAGTTAGAGTAGAAAAAGAAGTGCAAGAGGTGATCTCGCGCTTCATTATCGAACAAATGCGCCATGATTTACCCGGTGTTGTTACTGTAACGCGCGTTCAGATGCCAGCGGATTTCAGAACGGCACATGTGTACGTCACTTATTTTGCTTCTTCAACAGAAGGACAGGATGCCATGACTGACGCAGCAGAAGTTCTGCAAAGTTGGTCTCGTGACATTCAAGACGAAATTGGGCATGTGATGAAAATGCGTTACTGTCCAAAGTTAACTTTTCACAATGACGAAGCGACCGAAAAAATTCTTAAAATTGAAAGAATCCTATCTCATATCAGCAGTGATCCTGAGTTAGCTAAAAAACTCAGTGATGAGGATATTGATTGA